One Pyrofollis japonicus DNA window includes the following coding sequences:
- a CDS encoding RNA polymerase subunit Rpo13 — MIQVSEEETIIEEGAEEEQTSAAEAEDVEETVEIDINASLLEAMVKRTEILEKALKGEISVEEALAQLQATPVPVLGGSKRRRKRR; from the coding sequence ATGATACAAGTGTCGGAAGAAGAAACAATTATTGAGGAGGGCGCCGAGGAAGAGCAAACAAGCGCAGCCGAAGCTGAGGATGTTGAAGAAACAGTTGAGATCGATATCAATGCATCCCTACTCGAAGCGATGGTTAAGAGAACCGAAATACTTGAAAAAGCGCTTAAAGGAGAAATAAGTGTTGAAGAGGCCCTTGCCCAGCTTCAAGCAACACCGGTACCCGTATTAGGAGGCTCAAAACGAAGACGGAAGAGAAGATGA
- a CDS encoding DNA polymerase sliding clamp: MSFRAVYPAATKFKYIVQTIAKVMDEIPFIATAEGLEVRALTPDKTTMIILRLPVTVFDSYELQEEKKTFIVSSDELNRIAKRGTRNDIVELKLDEEHRRLEVNFHDKKTGIVRSFYVPLREGVVEELSEPQVELSVTARMMAEDFKNVINDAKIVSDEVEFRTLEDKIEVHAESTQKRYKGILLQGDPLLSLDVTGNPPITAKYSIDLLKATLKATSAADTVTLQYGESLPMRLSFDLPGGGILVYWVSPRV, from the coding sequence ATGAGCTTTAGAGCCGTCTATCCTGCTGCGACTAAGTTTAAGTATATAGTACAGACTATAGCGAAAGTTATGGACGAGATACCGTTTATAGCCACAGCTGAAGGCCTTGAGGTTAGGGCATTAACCCCCGATAAGACAACAATGATTATTCTAAGGCTCCCCGTTACTGTATTCGATTCTTATGAGCTCCAGGAGGAGAAAAAGACGTTTATTGTGAGCTCAGACGAGCTCAATCGAATAGCGAAAAGGGGTACAAGAAACGATATAGTAGAGTTGAAACTCGACGAAGAACATAGGCGACTGGAGGTAAACTTTCATGACAAGAAAACCGGAATAGTGCGCTCATTTTATGTACCATTGCGTGAAGGCGTTGTGGAGGAGCTAAGTGAGCCCCAAGTCGAGTTAAGTGTTACTGCAAGAATGATGGCAGAGGACTTTAAGAATGTAATTAATGATGCCAAGATTGTGAGCGATGAGGTTGAGTTTAGAACGCTTGAGGATAAGATAGAAGTTCACGCGGAGTCGACGCAAAAGAGGTACAAAGGCATACTTCTCCAGGGAGATCCATTATTAAGCTTGGATGTAACCGGTAACCCGCCCATAACGGCAAAGTACTCCATAGATCTGCTCAAGGCTACTCTGAAAGCTACCAGTGCTGCAGATACAGTTACATTGCAGTATGGTGAATCATTGCCTATGAGGCTTAGCTTTGACTTACCGGGTGGCGGTATATTGGTTTACTGGGTTTCGCCAAGAGTCTAG
- a CDS encoding DUF72 domain-containing protein, with amino-acid sequence MPVSQIWVGCCGFPVARKKYFEHFKTVELQQTFYNLPEKKTAEKWRNEAPTDFRFNMKAWQVITHPASSPTWRRLRQPPPGKKENYGYMKPTRENLSAWIKTVEIAAILNAHVIVLQTPPSFGYSEENATMVREFFKEATGYIEDKGKIVIGWEPRGTWRNHKEVLQSIMCNYGIIHIVDPLRDEPIICQSQSVLYFRLHGLGGREVNYRYKYTDEDLSRLVKIIEKYIVNNDISDIYVMFNNIYMFEDAQRFRSIARDNFATSKQIVVH; translated from the coding sequence TTGCCTGTTTCTCAGATCTGGGTTGGGTGCTGCGGGTTCCCCGTAGCTAGGAAAAAATACTTTGAACATTTTAAGACTGTAGAGCTTCAACAAACATTTTATAATTTGCCAGAGAAGAAAACGGCTGAAAAATGGCGAAATGAGGCTCCCACAGACTTCCGTTTCAATATGAAAGCGTGGCAGGTTATAACACATCCGGCATCAAGCCCGACCTGGCGTAGACTTCGTCAACCACCTCCCGGAAAAAAGGAAAACTATGGATATATGAAGCCAACAAGAGAGAATCTTAGTGCATGGATTAAAACTGTTGAGATAGCGGCTATACTTAACGCACATGTGATAGTATTGCAGACGCCGCCCAGTTTTGGATATAGCGAGGAGAACGCAACTATGGTTAGGGAGTTCTTCAAAGAAGCTACTGGGTACATTGAAGATAAAGGGAAAATCGTAATCGGCTGGGAGCCCAGAGGGACATGGCGTAATCATAAAGAAGTGTTGCAATCAATTATGTGTAACTATGGCATCATACACATAGTTGATCCCTTACGCGATGAACCAATTATTTGCCAGAGTCAATCGGTGCTTTACTTCAGGCTGCACGGCCTTGGCGGTCGTGAAGTAAATTATCGTTATAAATACACTGATGAAGACTTATCAAGGCTAGTCAAAATAATTGAGAAGTATATTGTTAATAACGACATATCAGATATCTATGTAATGTTTAATAATATTTACATGTTTGAAGACGCGCAACGTTTCAGAAGCATAGCCCGAGATAACTTTGCAACAAGTAAGCAAATTGTTGTACATTAA
- a CDS encoding ACT domain-containing protein, which produces MRTTEIVKVDSKGRVTIPLVVREALNIVEGMNLILIADADRREIILTPLPSTEAKLYELRIEIKDVPGALAKVASRLAELGADIVISQCTSIKRGEFAECVIVVDVSKSSKDIEEIKSELSNLDVVRFIQARSLKR; this is translated from the coding sequence ATGAGAACAACCGAGATAGTGAAAGTCGATAGCAAGGGAAGAGTAACTATCCCGCTAGTTGTTCGCGAGGCACTAAATATAGTTGAAGGCATGAATCTCATACTTATCGCTGATGCAGATAGACGTGAAATAATATTGACGCCTCTGCCAAGCACGGAAGCAAAGCTATACGAACTCCGTATTGAGATAAAGGATGTTCCTGGCGCGTTAGCTAAAGTAGCTAGTCGTTTGGCAGAACTTGGCGCAGATATAGTAATATCGCAGTGTACTTCAATAAAGAGAGGAGAATTCGCTGAGTGCGTGATAGTGGTGGATGTGTCGAAGTCGTCGAAAGACATCGAGGAAATAAAATCTGAGCTATCTAACCTTGATGTTGTAAGATTCATACAAGCTCGTTCGTTGAAGCGTTGA
- a CDS encoding Mrp/NBP35 family ATP-binding protein — protein MSASRNVPPEVKARIEAIKKIREQEERVRKNLEKIKYKIAILSGKGGVGKSFVTASLAFALAYLGRQVGVLDADIYGPSIPKMMGVAGQPVMATDDGRILPVIAPLGVKVLSIGIMLPSEDTPVIWRGPLSTSAIREMLAYAEWGTLDYLLIDLPPGTGDEQLTIVQLIKDLTGTIIVTIPSDVSRIVVAKAINFARKLNAPILGIVENMSYFKCPDGSKHYIFGEGAGRKIAEKYNVPFLAEIPIDPRISRANDSGEPFFVKYPDSEAAKIILELAKKIIDIVENKENVSE, from the coding sequence GTGTCGGCATCGCGCAATGTCCCCCCCGAAGTAAAGGCTCGTATAGAGGCTATAAAAAAGATAAGAGAACAAGAAGAAAGAGTTAGAAAGAATTTAGAAAAAATAAAATATAAGATAGCAATACTTAGCGGTAAAGGAGGAGTAGGTAAGTCATTTGTAACTGCAAGTCTCGCTTTTGCACTAGCCTATCTTGGCCGTCAAGTGGGCGTTCTTGATGCAGACATTTATGGACCATCAATACCTAAAATGATGGGGGTTGCAGGACAGCCGGTTATGGCAACAGACGACGGTCGCATACTTCCAGTAATTGCTCCTTTGGGAGTAAAGGTGCTATCCATAGGAATCATGTTGCCCTCAGAAGACACACCAGTTATTTGGAGAGGTCCTCTATCTACATCTGCTATACGAGAAATGTTAGCATATGCTGAATGGGGCACACTTGATTACCTTCTTATCGATCTTCCGCCTGGCACTGGTGACGAGCAACTCACAATAGTCCAACTTATAAAGGACTTAACGGGGACAATAATAGTTACAATCCCGTCTGATGTTTCACGAATTGTTGTTGCCAAGGCAATCAACTTTGCCCGGAAACTAAATGCCCCCATACTCGGCATCGTTGAAAATATGAGTTATTTCAAGTGTCCCGATGGATCAAAGCATTACATCTTTGGTGAAGGCGCTGGAAGAAAGATAGCAGAGAAATATAATGTGCCGTTCCTAGCAGAGATACCGATCGACCCAAGAATATCACGTGCAAACGATAGTGGTGAGCCCTTCTTCGTCAAATACCCTGATAGTGAGGCGGCAAAGATCATACTTGAATTAGCGAAGAAGATCATAGATATTGTTGAAAACAAGGAGAATGTATCCGAATAA
- a CDS encoding DEAD/DEAH box helicase: MKFKICRWLERSEFQSIIRLATYLGRESGCSLFMITLDGNSYAKKIEEIIEFIERFGGELDTDSRLLIEKIQNELRKVIIRKDEKGYIIKSQSYLNDYLTYFRERGLVRYSRIKQGFIVKPYAIADIIERLELEGFKIIDETSLIRPNNIDIEFKGNLRDYQLEALEAWRNNKFRGVIVLPTGTGKTIIGVAAIASLKVPTLIVVYTREQLLEWMNKIATFTDNGKRLIGAFYSDEKEIKPITITTYQSAHRNIDILKDKFSLLIVDEAHHLPADKFKRIAEEVLSPYRLGLSATPYREDGRHEELFSLIGGIVYRRTLSELMEQGYVAPFEIIPVVVRPERDILAKYREIRKKFITLARGRSIEELVRAAAVGDNSARQAIQLMNQARKLLISSKAKLEKLKEIFEREYNAGSKILIFTQYVEQAEIIGKNLGIPVITSKTNKNIRNIIFNLFKNGRYRALVLTTLGDEGIDIPDANVGIVVSGTSSRRQFIQRLGRLLRPGKSKTARLYYIALKGTHEETTMRKVLSKVKEYLG, translated from the coding sequence GTGAAGTTTAAAATATGCAGATGGCTTGAGAGGAGCGAATTCCAATCTATTATTAGACTTGCGACCTACTTGGGCAGAGAATCGGGCTGCAGTCTCTTTATGATAACTTTAGATGGTAATAGCTATGCAAAGAAGATTGAGGAAATTATAGAATTTATTGAAAGATTTGGGGGAGAATTGGATACAGACTCCAGACTATTGATTGAAAAAATTCAAAACGAACTAAGAAAAGTCATTATAAGAAAAGATGAGAAAGGATATATTATCAAATCCCAGAGTTATCTAAACGATTATCTCACATACTTTAGGGAAAGAGGGCTAGTAAGGTACTCGCGCATTAAGCAAGGCTTTATTGTAAAGCCTTATGCTATTGCAGATATAATCGAACGATTAGAGCTTGAAGGATTCAAAATAATCGATGAAACTAGTCTTATAAGACCTAATAACATAGATATAGAGTTTAAAGGTAATCTACGTGATTATCAGCTTGAAGCCCTTGAAGCCTGGCGCAATAACAAGTTTAGAGGCGTAATAGTACTACCCACTGGCACGGGGAAGACCATAATAGGAGTTGCGGCTATAGCATCACTCAAAGTACCAACCCTTATTGTAGTTTATACGAGGGAACAGCTCCTTGAGTGGATGAACAAGATAGCAACGTTTACAGACAATGGCAAACGACTTATTGGTGCTTTCTACTCGGACGAAAAGGAAATTAAACCAATTACCATCACAACCTACCAATCAGCTCACAGAAATATCGATATATTGAAAGATAAGTTCTCGCTTCTAATCGTTGATGAGGCCCATCACCTTCCTGCTGACAAATTTAAGCGGATAGCCGAAGAAGTCCTTTCCCCTTATCGCTTAGGTTTATCAGCGACACCTTACCGGGAAGACGGTAGACATGAAGAGCTATTCAGTCTCATAGGCGGAATAGTATATAGACGAACATTAAGCGAGTTAATGGAGCAAGGCTACGTGGCGCCCTTCGAAATAATACCTGTAGTTGTACGTCCAGAACGCGATATACTAGCAAAATATCGTGAAATTAGAAAGAAGTTTATTACATTAGCAAGGGGACGTAGTATTGAAGAACTAGTAAGAGCTGCAGCCGTGGGCGATAACTCAGCTCGGCAAGCAATTCAGCTTATGAATCAAGCTAGAAAGCTTCTTATAAGCTCAAAAGCCAAACTTGAAAAACTTAAAGAGATTTTCGAAAGGGAGTATAATGCGGGCTCGAAAATACTTATTTTTACTCAATACGTTGAGCAAGCAGAGATTATAGGAAAGAACCTTGGGATACCAGTTATTACAAGTAAAACAAACAAAAATATTAGGAATATAATATTTAACTTATTTAAAAACGGGAGATATAGGGCTTTAGTTTTAACAACTCTAGGCGACGAAGGAATTGATATCCCTGATGCAAACGTCGGAATAGTTGTGTCAGGAACCTCTTCTCGGAGACAGTTCATTCAAAGACTTGGAAGATTACTTCGTCCGGGCAAGTCTAAAACTGCACGGCTCTATTATATAGCGCTCAAAGGCACACATGAGGAAACAACGATGAGGAAAGTCTTGTCTAAGGTAAAAGAGTATCTAGGCTAA
- the hjc gene encoding Holliday junction resolvase Hjc, translated as MNRRKRGFRAERELVQKLWSRGFAVIRGPASGSGARKIFYPDVVAIYKGNVYVFEVKYRSNKDHIIYLDKEKVRKLKDFAARANAQTLLAVRFKGGKWYIIPLDSQSLEDVGTRYKVNIQKLKAIELEEFIRNVVNNRLDKYINNSAG; from the coding sequence ATGAATAGACGAAAGAGAGGATTCAGAGCCGAGCGTGAACTTGTTCAAAAGCTCTGGTCTAGGGGGTTTGCAGTAATTCGAGGCCCTGCTAGCGGTTCAGGTGCTCGTAAAATCTTTTACCCAGATGTTGTAGCAATATATAAAGGAAATGTATATGTTTTTGAAGTCAAATATAGAAGCAATAAGGACCATATAATATACCTTGATAAAGAAAAAGTTAGAAAATTGAAAGATTTTGCAGCAAGAGCAAACGCGCAGACTCTCCTTGCAGTACGATTTAAGGGAGGAAAATGGTATATAATTCCACTAGATAGCCAAAGCCTTGAAGATGTTGGAACAAGATATAAAGTTAATATTCAAAAATTAAAGGCAATCGAACTAGAAGAATTCATTAGGAACGTAGTTAATAATAGACTTGATAAATATATTAATAATTCAGCTGGGTAA